A genomic segment from Cervus elaphus chromosome 14, mCerEla1.1, whole genome shotgun sequence encodes:
- the LOC122708194 gene encoding ER membrane protein complex subunit 2-like, with protein sequence MVKVSELYDVTWEEMRDKMRKWREENSRNSEQIVEVGEELISEYASKLGDDIWIIYEQVMIAALDYGRDDLALFCLQELRRQFPGSHRVKRLTGMRFEAMERYDDAIQLYDRILQEDPTNTAARKRKIAIRKAQGKNVEAIRELNEYLEQFVGDQEAWHELAELYINEHDYAKAAFCLEELMMTNPYNHLYCQQYAEVKYTQGGLENLELSRKYFAQALKLNNRNMRALFGLYVSASHIASNPKASAKTKKDNMKYASWAASQINRAYQFAGRSKKETKYSLKAVEDMLETLQITQS encoded by the coding sequence ATGGTGAAGGTGTCAGAGCTGTACGATGTCACTTGGGAAGAAATGcgagataaaatgagaaaatggagagaagaaaacTCACGAAATAGTGAGCAAATTGTGGAAGTTGGAGAGGAATTAATTAGTGAATATGCTTCTAAGCTTGGAGATGATATTTGGATCATATATGAACAGGTGATGATTGCAGCCCTCGACTATGGTCGGGATGACTTGGCATTGTTTTGTCTTCAGGAGTTGAGAAGACAGTTCCCTGGAAGTCACAGAGTCAAGAGACTAACAGGCATGAGATTTGAAGCCATGGAGAGATATGATGATGCTATTCAGCTATATGATCGAATTttacaagaagatccaactaaCACTGCTGCAAGAAAGCGTAAGATTGCCATTCGAAAAGCCCAGGGGAAAAATGTGGAGGCGATTCGGGAACTGAATGAGTATCTGGAACAATTTGTTGGAGACCAAGAAGCCTGGCATGAACTTGCAGAACTTTATATCAATGAACATGACTATGCTAAAGCAGCCTTTTGTTTAGAGGAGCTTATGATGACTAATCCTTACAATCACTTATACTGTCAGCAGTATGCTGAAGTTAAATATACCCAAGGTGGACTTGAAAATCTCGAACTTTCAAGAAAGTATTTTGCACAGGCATtgaaactgaacaacagaaatatGAGAGCTTTGTTTGGACTTTACGTGTCTGCAAGTCATATTGCTTCTAATCCAAAAGCaagtgcaaaaacaaaaaaagacaacatgAAATATGCTAGTTGGGCAGCCAGTCAAATAAACAGAGCTTATCAGTTTGCAGGTCGAAGTAAGAAGGAAACCAAATACTCTCTCAAGGCAGTTGAAGACATGCTGGAAACACTGCAGATCACCCAGTCTTAA